A DNA window from Limanda limanda chromosome 6, fLimLim1.1, whole genome shotgun sequence contains the following coding sequences:
- the p2ry1 gene encoding P2Y purinoceptor 1, translated as MTTDLNLTSLLNVTDLHNHTRGCSLTKTGFQFYYLPTVYIMVFITGLVGNSLAIWMFVCHMRPWSSISVYMFNLALADFCYVLSLPFLIFYYFNKTDWIFGDVLCRLQRFIFHVNLYGSILFLTCISVHRYTGVVHPLKSLGRLKKKNAVITSMLVWVVVMIAISPILYYSRTGLKRNAITCYDTTSEDELPGYFIYSMTLTVFGFCIPFIIIFCCYGMIVKALICNDMNNAPLRRKSIHLVIIVLTVFAVSYMPFHVMKNLNMRARLYFQGPDMCDFNNRVYATYQVTRGLASLNSCVDPILYFLAGDNFRRKLSRATKKTSRKGETVIQSKSEETALNSLAEYVENGDRRL; from the coding sequence ATGACCACGGACCTGAACTTAACCTCCCTGCTCAATGTCACGGATCTCCACAACCACACGAGAGGATGTTCCCTCACCAAGACCGGCTTTCAGTTCTACTACCTGCCCACGGTTTACATCATGGTTTTCATCACGGGGCTGGTGGGCAACAGCTTGGCCATCTGGATGTTCGTGTGCCACATGAGACCCTGGAGCAGCATCTCGGTCTACATGTTCAACCTGGCTCTGGCTGACTTCTGCTACGTCCTCTCTCTGCCCTTCCTCATCTTCTACTACTTCAACAAGACGGACTGGATATTCGGAGACGTCCTGTGCCGCCTGCAGCGCTTCATATTCCACGTGAACCTTTACGGGAGTATTCTGTTCCTGACCTGCATCAGCGTCCACAGGTACACCGGCGTGGTGCACCCGCTCAAGTCTCTGGGTcgactgaaaaagaaaaacgcgGTGATCACCAGCATGCTGGTGTGGGTGGTGGTCATGATTGCCATCTCCCCCATCCTGTATTACTCCAGGACGGGCTTGAAGCGTAATGCAATCACTTGTTACGACACCACCAGCGAGGATGAGCTACCAGGTTATTTCATCTACAGCATGACTTTGACTGTGTTCGGGTTCTGCATCCCTTTCATTATCATATTTTGTTGCTATGGCATGATCGTCAAAGCGCTGATCTGCAACGACATGAACAACGCGCCCCTGCGGCGGAAATCCATCCACCTGGTCATCATCGTGCTCACGGTCTTCGCCGTCTCCTACATGCCTTTCCACGTGATGAAGAACCTCAACATGAGggccaggctgtacttccagggcCCCGACATGTGCGACTTTAATAACCGCGTCTACGCCACCTACCAGGTGACGCGGGGGCTGGCCAGCTTGAACAGCTGCGTGGATCCTATTCTTTACTTCCTTGCCGGAGACAACTTCAGGAGGAAGCTGTCGCGGGCCACGAAGAAGACCTCGAGGAAGGGGGAGACTGTGATTCAGTCTAAGAGCGAGGAGACGGCACTCAACAGCCTGGCCGAGTATGTGGAGAACGGGGATCGGAGGCTGTGA